From one Dermacentor andersoni chromosome 1, qqDerAnde1_hic_scaffold, whole genome shotgun sequence genomic stretch:
- the LOC126544350 gene encoding uncharacterized protein yields the protein MSENGEQPFLSCQECIDFLRSYGRVMFITRGLPGSGKAGIAETVKGTYPGCKVIYADQMFLGIGAVDKNNETTTEAHLLCQKRTEEALQGNTSVVMNRNNNATVRETARYIELAAKYGYLVIVIDTLQKEDMTVEYLAACNTKLLGTTYISRALDKWEDVYPLCTGWFLKPSDKLYLLRRLALLQNSCMENGLRTSEVYAMSGPSFCLARFCWFGMEESNRVYFDKVKNLIGTTHLLRVYGYAIVNAIIYGLVELDEILKDELASGDAVQFLGTALWKPTSCIVPPDAVLPQTGEAESSNFIPSTHSPMASKHPSFIVLGNTNGISTTPNAPTPKIAEIWENVLQKTAGLPSVRIGDATVQDGNDVRLMLLDDVICFKTIFAGFYQPYVPRYRSCKYFKTEAGCKRGTTCMFDHCR from the exons ATGAGCGAAAATGGTGAACAGCCCTTCTTGAGCTGTCAAGAGTGCATTGACTTCCTGCGATCATATGGCCGAGTGATGTTCATTACTCGTGGCCTACCAGGATCAGGGAAGGCTGGCATCGCAGAAACTGTCAAAGGGACTTACCCAGGCTGCAAGGTCATTTACGCTGACCAGATGTTTCTCGGTATTGGAGCCGTAGACAAAAATAATGAAACTACGACGGAGGCTCACCTTCTGTGCCAGAAGAG AACGGAAGAAGCCTTACAAGGAAACACGTCCGTCGTAATGAATCGCAACAACAATGCTACAGTTCGTGAGACGGCCCGGTACATCGAGCTCGCAGCCAAGTATGGCTACTTGGTGATTGTCATCGACACATTACAAAAGGAGGACATGACTGTGGAG TATTTAGCTGCCTGCAACACCAAATTACTAGGCACGACGTATATTAGCCGCGCATTGGACAAATGGGAAGACGTGTATCCACTGTGTACAGGCTGGTTTCTGAAACCCAGCGACAAGTTGTACCTTCTACGTCGCCTGGCCCTGCTCCAGAACTCATGCATGGAGAATG GTCTGCGAACGAGCGAGGTGTATGCGATGTCTGGACCATCCTTCTGTCTTGCAAGGTTCTGTTGGTTTGGCATGGAAGAGTCTAACCGAGTTTATTTTGACAAG GTGAAAAACTTAATAGGAACGACACACTTATTGCGAGTATACGGATATGCAATTGTAAACGCAATCATCTACGGCCTGGTGGAGTTGGACGAGATTCTTAAAGACGAGCTTGCGAGTGGCGATGCTGTCCAATTCCTGGGCACCGCTTTGTGGAAGCCGACTTCATGTATTGTTCCTCCCGATGCAGTTCTTCCACAGACTGGCGAAGCGGAGTCTTCCAATTTTATACCATCCACTCACTCGCCGATGGCTTCCAAGCACCCAAGCTTCATCGTTCTGGGAAATACGAACGGTATAAGCACGACACCCAACGCACCTACGCCTAAGATAGCCGAGATTTGGGAAAACGTATTACAGAAGACTGCAGGTCTTCCGTCGGTAAGAATCGGAGACGCCACAGTTCAAGATGGCAATGACGTTCGTCTTATGCTGCTTGACGATGTCATCTGTTTTAAGACAATATTTGCTGGCTTCTACCAACCGTACGTGCCGAG